The Streptomyces avermitilis MA-4680 = NBRC 14893 genome contains a region encoding:
- a CDS encoding CDP-glycerol glycerophosphotransferase family protein — MQPGLSVIVHGPNEQGHLGELLDSLGAQPFAAAEVVVAAVGDWARQEAERHAARDPRIVPLALPEGTGEGAARAAGAARATGRWLHFVHARDGLPAGALRMVADATADAPDTADLVVFDHIRSSWNKTGAPSGDGWIFARTGRRSLDLAGFPNLLHLAPLLGNRAIRADFWRDHDLADEAFAHDESYLAQATLLHARQVACLDQVAYEVRQLRAQSLPPVGAEERYAVVSRHEALQRLAAGRDLAERPRAVLYEVMVRECLRTFARSGMPEPVAREFFRRASRAAVQWRPRNHRRPAGFEGIRRSLLEENAYAKYRAFQAANHKRRDLKSAVVARKRRVGAKLSDHHYRRALSGPVDPGLAVFSAYWDRGVSCNPAAIAAKLAELAPHIHPVWVVARNKAALLPPGTDHIVPGTRRYWEVMARAKYLVNNVNFPNSVVKRPDAIHLQTHHGTPLKRMGLDQREFPAASKGLDFGALLARIDKWDYSVSANSHSTRMWERAYPSHYISLDHGYPRNDVFYSATADDIRAIRDRLGIPPGRRAILYAPTHRDYEAGWTPRLDLASLADRLGEETVLLVRGHYFYGGAASPLAGLRRSGRVIDVSTYDPVEELCLAADALVTDYSSIMFDYANLNRPIVIYADDWETYAKTRGVYFDLMAEGPGQVTRTQDELAAVFESGAWRDEGARKALSAFRRRFCEFDDGRAAERVVRRVFLGQSEEALPSVIPVDERTPAPSPEEAAR, encoded by the coding sequence GTGCAGCCAGGACTGAGTGTCATAGTCCACGGCCCCAACGAGCAGGGCCATCTCGGCGAACTCCTGGACTCCCTCGGCGCGCAGCCGTTCGCCGCGGCCGAGGTGGTCGTCGCGGCCGTCGGCGACTGGGCCCGGCAGGAGGCCGAGCGGCACGCGGCACGCGACCCCCGGATCGTCCCGCTGGCACTGCCGGAGGGCACCGGCGAGGGCGCGGCCCGTGCGGCGGGCGCCGCCCGGGCCACCGGCCGCTGGCTGCACTTCGTGCACGCCAGGGACGGTCTGCCCGCGGGCGCCCTGCGCATGGTCGCCGACGCCACGGCGGACGCCCCGGACACGGCGGACCTCGTGGTGTTCGACCACATCCGCTCGTCCTGGAACAAGACCGGCGCGCCGAGCGGCGACGGCTGGATCTTCGCCCGCACCGGCCGCCGCTCCCTGGACCTGGCGGGCTTCCCCAACCTGCTGCACCTCGCCCCGCTGCTGGGCAACCGCGCGATCCGCGCGGACTTCTGGCGCGACCACGACCTCGCGGACGAGGCCTTCGCGCACGACGAGTCGTACCTCGCCCAGGCCACGCTCCTGCACGCCCGACAGGTGGCCTGCCTGGACCAGGTCGCGTACGAGGTACGGCAGTTGCGGGCGCAGAGCCTGCCGCCGGTCGGCGCCGAGGAGCGGTACGCGGTCGTCTCACGGCACGAGGCGCTCCAGCGGCTCGCGGCCGGGCGGGACCTGGCGGAGCGGCCGCGCGCGGTGCTGTACGAGGTGATGGTCCGCGAGTGCCTGCGGACCTTCGCCCGCAGCGGGATGCCGGAGCCGGTGGCCCGGGAGTTCTTCCGCCGGGCGTCGCGGGCGGCCGTGCAGTGGCGGCCCAGGAACCACCGGCGCCCGGCCGGCTTCGAGGGCATCCGCCGCTCGCTCCTGGAGGAGAACGCGTACGCGAAGTACCGGGCGTTCCAGGCCGCCAACCACAAGCGGCGCGACCTGAAGTCGGCGGTCGTGGCGCGCAAGCGCCGGGTCGGCGCGAAGCTCAGCGACCACCATTACCGCCGGGCGCTGAGCGGCCCGGTCGACCCCGGCCTCGCGGTGTTCTCGGCGTACTGGGACCGCGGGGTGTCCTGCAACCCGGCCGCGATCGCCGCGAAGCTCGCCGAACTCGCCCCGCACATCCACCCGGTGTGGGTGGTCGCCCGGAACAAGGCGGCGCTGCTGCCCCCGGGCACCGACCACATCGTCCCGGGCACCCGCCGCTACTGGGAGGTGATGGCGAGGGCGAAGTACCTGGTCAACAACGTCAACTTCCCGAACTCCGTGGTGAAGCGCCCGGACGCGATCCACCTCCAGACCCACCACGGCACCCCGCTCAAGCGCATGGGCCTCGACCAGCGGGAGTTCCCCGCCGCGTCCAAGGGCCTGGACTTCGGCGCCCTGCTGGCCCGCATCGACAAGTGGGACTACAGCGTCTCGGCGAACAGCCACTCCACCCGTATGTGGGAACGCGCGTACCCCTCGCACTACATATCGCTGGACCACGGCTATCCGCGCAACGACGTCTTCTACTCGGCGACCGCGGACGACATCCGCGCGATCCGCGACCGCCTGGGCATACCCCCCGGCCGCCGGGCCATCCTCTACGCCCCCACCCACCGCGACTACGAGGCCGGCTGGACCCCGCGCCTGGACCTGGCGTCCCTGGCCGACCGCCTCGGCGAGGAGACGGTGCTCCTGGTGCGCGGCCACTACTTCTACGGCGGTGCGGCCTCCCCGCTGGCCGGTCTGCGCAGGTCGGGCCGGGTCATCGACGTGTCGACGTACGACCCGGTCGAGGAGCTGTGCCTGGCGGCCGACGCCCTGGTCACGGACTACTCGTCCATCATGTTCGACTACGCCAACCTGAACCGCCCCATCGTCATCTACGCCGACGACTGGGAGACGTACGCCAAGACGCGCGGCGTCTACTTCGACCTGATGGCGGAGGGGCCCGGCCAGGTGACGCGTACGCAGGACGAGCTTGCGGCCGTGTTCGAGTCGGGCGCCTGGCGGGACGAGGGCGCGCGCAAGGCGCTGTCCGCGTTCCGGCGCCGCTTCTGCGAGTTCGACGACGGACGGGCGGCCGAACGCGTCGTACGCCGGGTGTTCCTGGGACAGAGCGAAGAGGCCCTGCCGTCGGTGATTCCCGTGGACGAGCGAACGCCCGCGCCGAGCCCGGAGGAGGCGGCCCGATGA
- a CDS encoding membrane protein: protein MRVAVRASLGAVRTSLWAAVPLLVVLLLLVIVRLPWNGDLGMHAATVERLRHHLLDPGNPLVDADTPSPYYSPWTVLLGCVAKVTGLSVFVVLRLGAVVGLGLLVTGIWRYARTLSGHRFAPPLAVLCVLFLWGTQLFNWSGFLGLNSLALTVAYPSVFALGLAFHFWALLTRALKASPDAGWEVYLGLGLLWAVILLSHQFTGVVASLGALATVIGARVGRHVWLRLGAAAAVGVLLLVVWPYYDFFALFRVGGLEDIHRALYRDLLARYGLALVGVVALGVRARRDPRDPLVVFFLLGAAVFALGGLTGHYSWGRVLPAALIPAQVAAAVEVAGASRGAVRAAGAVVLACALAVGVWTQIGTLGYVVGRGALPEAVAAKYREPWAGYHWITPWVRYGDVVLAKTFPSRQIPAYGAYTVAPGYPDFFLSDEARREAAVRRYFAAGSSRDERLGVLREYGVRWVVQRPGDGGLAAGGGPGLRRVAAGPGGQVLYAVVR from the coding sequence ATGCGCGTCGCGGTTAGGGCATCCCTCGGAGCGGTCCGGACCTCTCTGTGGGCCGCGGTGCCGCTGCTGGTCGTCCTGCTGCTGCTCGTCATCGTCCGGCTGCCCTGGAACGGCGACCTCGGCATGCACGCGGCGACCGTGGAACGGCTGCGGCACCACCTCCTCGACCCCGGCAATCCCCTGGTCGACGCGGACACGCCGAGTCCGTACTACTCGCCGTGGACCGTGCTGCTCGGCTGTGTCGCGAAGGTGACCGGCCTGTCCGTCTTCGTGGTGCTGCGCCTCGGCGCGGTGGTCGGCCTCGGGCTGCTGGTGACGGGCATCTGGCGGTACGCCCGTACGCTGAGCGGCCACCGGTTCGCGCCGCCGCTCGCCGTGCTGTGCGTGCTCTTCCTGTGGGGCACGCAGCTGTTCAACTGGAGCGGTTTCCTCGGGCTCAACTCCCTCGCGCTGACGGTCGCCTATCCGAGCGTGTTCGCCCTGGGGCTCGCCTTCCACTTCTGGGCGCTGCTGACCCGGGCGCTGAAGGCCTCGCCGGACGCTGGATGGGAGGTCTACCTCGGGCTCGGTCTGCTGTGGGCGGTGATTCTGCTCAGCCACCAGTTCACCGGGGTGGTGGCATCGCTCGGCGCGCTGGCGACCGTGATCGGGGCGCGCGTGGGGCGGCACGTGTGGCTGCGGCTCGGGGCCGCCGCCGCCGTGGGGGTGCTGCTGCTCGTCGTATGGCCTTACTACGACTTCTTCGCGCTCTTCCGGGTGGGCGGCCTCGAGGACATCCACCGGGCGCTGTACCGGGATCTGCTCGCGCGGTACGGGCTGGCGCTGGTGGGGGTGGTGGCGCTCGGGGTGCGGGCCCGCCGGGATCCGCGGGATCCGCTCGTCGTGTTCTTCCTGCTGGGTGCGGCCGTGTTCGCGCTGGGCGGGCTGACCGGGCACTACTCATGGGGGCGCGTACTGCCGGCCGCGCTGATCCCGGCGCAGGTCGCGGCGGCCGTGGAGGTGGCCGGGGCGTCCCGGGGGGCCGTGCGGGCCGCGGGGGCGGTGGTGCTCGCCTGCGCTCTGGCCGTGGGGGTGTGGACGCAGATCGGGACGCTGGGGTACGTGGTGGGGCGGGGGGCGCTGCCGGAGGCGGTGGCGGCGAAGTACCGGGAGCCCTGGGCGGGGTACCACTGGATCACGCCGTGGGTGCGGTACGGGGATGTGGTGCTGGCCAAGACGTTTCCGTCCCGGCAGATCCCGGCGTACGGGGCGTACACGGTGGCTCCCGGGTATCCGGACTTCTTCCTGTCCGACGAGGCCCGGCGGGAGGCCGCGGTGCGGCGGTACTTCGCCGCGGGGTCGTCCCGGGACGAGCGGCTGGGGGTGCTGCGGGAGTACGGGGTGCGGTGGGTGGTGCAGCGGCCCGGGGACGGGGGACTCGCGGCCGGCGGGGGTCCGGGGCTGCGGCGGGTGGCCGCGGGGCCGGGCGGACAGGTGCTCTACGCGGTGGTGCGATGA
- a CDS encoding glycosyltransferase family 2 protein: MTTTPTTPATPTTPNAPTPDVTITVIVYNDAERLPRAVASLLRQTHPAIEIIISDDHSTDATPSVARELEASDPRIRYLRLPENSGGCSAPRNRALEIARAPYLMFLDSDDELPENAVALLLAAHREREVDFAMGAVERIRVDTGHRSTWMAHLVDERRTVDGIEAEPGLLFEHLATSKMYTRDFLDRHALRFPEGIHYEDQLFSAQAYCLAKSFTVIPQPVYRWYIAPYVAQDAASISNQRHKLSNVSDRIHVQTLIDDFLAESGHESLRQDKDYKFLKHDFRMYAGDLPYRDEDWLTGFARIVTPYLETLSPGAYALLPRAERVVLQLVRDGRLSEAQLAARGLGHSVAPRETTADDSGCLYWGPRLPSSDWARRELDVTELGLDSRPFPSAQFRHEITSVTPGRGMTVDLTIRTYDPGLRLPVGPQRASVVVAPGRRRLMVPFRLDPVRPGVFEGRVRVDLAAAPLPVQGFDGVRHPLLRLEQQGLANTGVLLAPLTFPTLRATRPGSLRHEVTVEPEGKAAGRLQIRWRPVGVTARVAGPVARKVAGPRVRRAARLVRSALR; the protein is encoded by the coding sequence ATGACAACAACGCCCACTACGCCCGCAACGCCGACAACACCCAATGCGCCGACGCCGGACGTGACGATCACGGTCATCGTCTACAACGACGCGGAACGCCTGCCGCGCGCGGTCGCCTCCCTGCTGCGCCAGACGCACCCCGCCATCGAGATCATCATCAGTGACGACCACTCGACGGACGCGACGCCTTCCGTGGCAAGGGAGTTGGAGGCGTCGGACCCGCGCATCCGCTATCTGCGCCTGCCGGAGAACAGCGGCGGTTGCAGCGCCCCGCGCAACCGGGCCCTGGAGATCGCCCGGGCGCCGTACCTGATGTTCCTGGACAGCGACGACGAACTCCCCGAGAACGCCGTCGCATTGCTCCTGGCCGCCCACCGCGAGCGGGAGGTCGACTTCGCGATGGGCGCGGTGGAGCGGATACGCGTCGACACGGGCCACCGCTCCACCTGGATGGCTCACCTGGTCGACGAGCGCCGCACGGTCGACGGCATCGAGGCCGAACCGGGCCTGCTCTTCGAGCACCTGGCGACGAGCAAGATGTACACGCGTGACTTCCTGGACCGCCACGCCCTGCGCTTCCCGGAGGGCATCCACTACGAGGACCAGCTGTTCTCGGCGCAGGCGTACTGCCTGGCGAAGTCGTTCACGGTGATCCCGCAGCCGGTGTACCGCTGGTACATAGCGCCGTACGTGGCTCAGGACGCGGCGTCGATCTCCAACCAGCGCCACAAGCTCAGCAACGTCAGTGACCGCATCCACGTCCAGACGCTGATCGACGACTTCCTCGCCGAGAGCGGGCACGAGTCGCTCAGGCAGGACAAGGACTACAAGTTCCTCAAGCACGACTTCCGGATGTACGCGGGCGACCTCCCGTACCGGGACGAGGACTGGCTGACGGGCTTCGCGCGGATCGTGACCCCGTACCTGGAAACCCTTTCCCCCGGCGCGTACGCCCTTCTCCCCCGTGCCGAGCGCGTGGTGCTCCAGCTGGTCCGCGACGGCCGGCTGTCCGAGGCCCAGCTCGCGGCGCGCGGCCTCGGCCACAGTGTGGCCCCTCGGGAGACGACGGCCGACGATTCCGGCTGCCTGTACTGGGGCCCTCGGCTCCCGTCCTCCGACTGGGCCCGCCGGGAGCTCGACGTCACGGAACTGGGGCTGGACTCGCGCCCGTTCCCGAGCGCCCAGTTCCGTCACGAGATCACGTCCGTGACCCCCGGCCGGGGCATGACGGTCGACCTGACCATCCGCACGTACGACCCCGGCCTGCGCCTCCCGGTCGGCCCGCAGCGGGCGAGCGTGGTCGTCGCCCCCGGCAGACGGCGCCTCATGGTTCCCTTCCGCCTTGACCCGGTACGCCCTGGGGTCTTCGAGGGCCGGGTCCGGGTGGACCTGGCGGCCGCCCCGCTGCCCGTCCAGGGCTTCGACGGCGTCCGCCATCCGCTGCTCCGCCTGGAACAGCAGGGCCTGGCGAACACGGGCGTGCTCCTGGCCCCCCTGACCTTCCCGACCCTGCGGGCGACCCGCCCCGGCTCCCTTCGGCACGAGGTGACGGTGGAACCGGAGGGCAAGGCCGCCGGCCGTCTCCAGATCCGCTGGCGCCCGGTGGGGGTCACGGCGCGGGTGGCGGGACCGGTGGCCCGGAAGGTGGCGGGACCAAGGGTGCGCAGGGCGGCGCGGCTGGTGCGCAGCGCGTTGCGGTAG
- a CDS encoding GtrA family protein, translating to MTVNLSERRPQVAHRAAVIPAPPPASARLRKLALEVARFGVVGGSGVAVNFLVFNLALHGMKWAPMAATVLASVIAMGTNYIGFRCYAYRDRASRTRRQIALFFAFSGLGVVMESVLFYVGYHGLGMSGPIGSNLAKALSIVLASAFRFLVYRTWVFQHDARRG from the coding sequence GTGACAGTGAACCTCTCCGAGCGGCGGCCCCAGGTCGCCCACCGGGCCGCCGTGATCCCCGCGCCCCCTCCGGCAAGCGCCCGGCTCCGGAAGCTCGCGCTCGAAGTGGCCAGGTTCGGGGTCGTCGGCGGCAGTGGTGTCGCGGTGAACTTCCTCGTCTTCAACCTCGCGCTGCACGGCATGAAGTGGGCGCCGATGGCGGCCACGGTGCTCGCCAGCGTCATCGCCATGGGCACCAATTACATCGGCTTCCGCTGCTACGCCTACCGCGACCGCGCCTCCCGCACCCGCCGCCAGATCGCGCTCTTCTTCGCCTTCAGCGGGCTCGGCGTCGTCATGGAGAGCGTGCTCTTCTACGTCGGCTACCACGGCCTCGGCATGAGCGGGCCGATCGGCTCCAACCTGGCGAAGGCACTGTCCATCGTCCTGGCCTCGGCGTTCCGCTTCCTGGTGTATCGGACGTGGGTGTTCCAGCACGATGCGCGTCGCGGTTAG